The following coding sequences are from one Sulfitobacter sp. HNIBRBA3233 window:
- a CDS encoding urate hydroxylase PuuD: MYDLAAFSAWIEFAVRWLHVITAIAWIGSSFYFIALDLGLHRDRNLASGAGGEEWQVHGGGFYHVQKYLVAPAQMPDDLVWFKWESYSTWLSGFALLVLVYYLGAEFYLVDPAVADLAVWQAVAISLGSLGFGWIAYDRICKSRFGNDSTRLMLLLYVILVGMAYFYTSVFSGRAALLHLGAFTATIMSANVFFIIMPNQRIVVADLKAGRVPDAKYGRIAKQRSTHNNYLTLPVIFLMLSNHYPLAFASEANWIIASLVFLMGVTIRHYFNAMHARQGSKHWTWLATTLIFIAIIWLSTAPMFRAAEPQEAQGAALRFAQAEGFDQVHDIVLGRCSMCHAAEPAWDGLLWPPKGVRLETEHQIAMAARQIYLQAGLTHAMPPANLSYMRAEERAQIVAWYRAATAN; this comes from the coding sequence ATGTACGATCTCGCCGCCTTCTCCGCATGGATCGAATTCGCGGTCCGCTGGCTGCATGTCATTACGGCCATCGCATGGATCGGCAGTTCATTCTACTTCATCGCGCTGGATCTTGGCCTTCACCGGGACCGCAACCTGGCCAGCGGCGCCGGTGGCGAGGAGTGGCAGGTCCACGGCGGGGGCTTCTATCACGTCCAGAAATACCTCGTGGCCCCCGCGCAGATGCCCGACGATCTCGTCTGGTTCAAATGGGAAAGCTATTCCACATGGCTTTCGGGATTCGCACTTCTGGTGCTGGTCTACTACCTCGGCGCGGAGTTCTATCTGGTCGATCCGGCGGTCGCCGATCTGGCGGTGTGGCAGGCGGTAGCGATCTCCCTGGGCTCGCTGGGCTTCGGCTGGATCGCCTATGACCGTATCTGCAAAAGCCGCTTCGGAAATGACAGCACCCGGCTGATGCTGCTGCTCTACGTGATCCTCGTCGGGATGGCCTATTTTTACACCTCGGTCTTTTCGGGGCGCGCGGCGCTGCTGCATCTCGGCGCGTTCACGGCCACGATCATGTCCGCGAACGTCTTCTTCATCATCATGCCGAACCAGCGGATCGTGGTGGCCGATCTCAAGGCGGGCCGGGTGCCGGACGCGAAATACGGGCGTATCGCCAAACAGCGCAGCACCCATAACAACTACCTGACCCTCCCGGTCATCTTCCTGATGCTCAGCAATCACTACCCTCTGGCCTTCGCGTCCGAGGCGAACTGGATCATCGCAAGCCTCGTTTTCCTCATGGGCGTCACCATCCGCCACTATTTCAACGCGATGCACGCCCGGCAGGGCAGCAAGCACTGGACGTGGCTGGCGACGACGCTGATCTTCATCGCGATCATCTGGCTGTCCACGGCGCCGATGTTCCGCGCCGCGGAGCCGCAGGAGGCGCAGGGCGCCGCGCTGCGGTTCGCGCAGGCGGAGGGCTTTGACCAGGTGCACGATATCGTGCTGGGCCGCTGTTCGATGTGCCACGCGGCAGAGCCCGCCTGGGACGGCCTTCTGTGGCCGCCGAAAGGTGTCCGGCTGGAAACCGAGCACCAGATCGCGATGGCGGCAAGGCAGATCTATCTGCAGGCCGGTCTGACCCACGCCATGCCACCGGCAAACCTCAGCTATATGCGCGCCGAAGAGCGCGCGCAGATCGTCGCATGGTATCGCGCCGCAACCGCGAATTAG
- a CDS encoding ChrR family anti-sigma-E factor, translating into MTHHKIKHHLDDATLMAYAAGSLPEAFNLIAATHLSLCDTCRAAAEALDAVGGTLLDNKADAVEVAEDSLARTLARLDDAAPVAPTRSAPVSDGLPAPLRSYVGGDLDSIRWRPVGMGVKQAILKTSRSATARLLFIPAGAAMPDHGHNGTEMTMVLKGAFQDDDDYFARGDVEIADADVHHVPVADIHEDCICLAVTDAPLRFEGLLPRIWQKFARI; encoded by the coding sequence ATGACACACCACAAGATCAAACATCACCTCGATGATGCCACGCTGATGGCCTACGCCGCAGGATCGCTGCCCGAAGCGTTCAACCTGATTGCCGCCACACACCTGTCGCTGTGCGATACCTGCCGCGCGGCGGCAGAGGCGCTCGATGCCGTCGGCGGCACATTGCTCGACAACAAGGCGGACGCCGTTGAGGTGGCCGAAGACAGCCTTGCGCGCACATTGGCGCGGCTCGACGATGCCGCACCCGTCGCCCCCACCCGCAGCGCCCCGGTATCGGACGGCCTACCCGCGCCGCTGCGGTCCTACGTGGGCGGGGATCTCGACAGTATTCGCTGGCGGCCCGTTGGCATGGGAGTGAAACAGGCGATCCTGAAAACCTCGCGCAGCGCGACGGCACGGCTTTTGTTCATTCCCGCCGGAGCGGCAATGCCGGATCACGGCCACAACGGCACCGAAATGACGATGGTCCTGAAAGGCGCTTTTCAGGACGATGACGATTATTTCGCGCGCGGGGATGTGGAAATCGCCGACGCCGATGTGCACCACGTTCCCGTGGCGGATATCCACGAGGATTGTATCTGCCTTGCCGTCACGGACGCGCCCCTGCGTTTCGAGGGGCTGTTGCCGCGCATCTGGCAGAAGTTCGCCCGGATCTAG
- a CDS encoding DNA recombination protein RmuC, producing MSAMPDLAADQIVLLGGGVLAIILALLVLMLLRPARLPAEVVNQLHHLGAGQERLRGNLQTVSETQANAQTQLVQSLEARLATVQLQMQQQLAQMQERTSKTLHGSAERTTTSLTQLQERLKAIDRAQDNITKLSGDVLSLQDILSNKQTRGAFGEIQLRDIVSKALPSDSYALQVTLSNGRRADCLIDLPNPPGPIVIDAKFPLEAYEALHRASTDWELKQAVANMRSHVRKHIRDIAEKYILEGETADGALMFLPSEAVYAELHANFPELVREGFDARVWIVSPTTCMATLNTMRAILKDARMRQQAGEIRKTLALLHRDVEQVVERVGKLDTHFRQARADLDGIGTAAERAGKRAARLDNFDFEELSEDEGSSPIPLQPAKGPVS from the coding sequence ATGAGCGCGATGCCAGACCTCGCGGCGGACCAGATCGTGCTCCTCGGCGGGGGCGTCCTCGCGATCATTCTCGCTTTGCTCGTGCTGATGCTCCTCCGCCCGGCGCGGCTGCCCGCAGAGGTGGTCAACCAGCTGCACCACCTCGGGGCAGGACAGGAACGGCTGCGGGGGAACCTGCAGACCGTGTCCGAAACGCAGGCCAACGCCCAGACCCAGCTTGTCCAGAGCCTCGAGGCGCGGCTGGCAACCGTCCAGCTGCAAATGCAGCAGCAGCTGGCCCAGATGCAGGAGCGGACCAGCAAGACCCTCCACGGCAGCGCCGAGCGCACCACCACCAGCCTGACCCAGCTTCAGGAACGTCTGAAGGCCATCGACCGCGCACAGGACAACATCACCAAGCTGTCGGGCGATGTCCTGTCGCTTCAGGATATCCTGAGCAACAAGCAGACGCGCGGCGCCTTCGGCGAGATCCAGCTGCGCGATATCGTCTCCAAGGCCCTGCCGTCCGACAGCTACGCCTTGCAGGTCACCCTGTCGAACGGGCGCCGCGCGGATTGTCTGATCGACCTTCCCAACCCGCCGGGCCCGATCGTGATCGATGCGAAATTTCCGCTCGAAGCCTATGAGGCGCTGCACCGCGCCAGCACCGATTGGGAACTGAAGCAAGCCGTCGCCAACATGCGCAGCCACGTGCGCAAACACATTCGCGACATCGCGGAGAAATACATTCTGGAGGGCGAGACAGCCGACGGGGCGCTGATGTTCCTCCCCTCCGAGGCCGTCTATGCCGAGCTGCACGCGAATTTTCCCGAACTGGTGCGCGAAGGGTTCGACGCCCGTGTCTGGATCGTTTCCCCGACAACCTGCATGGCCACGCTCAACACCATGCGCGCGATCCTGAAAGACGCGCGGATGCGCCAGCAGGCGGGCGAGATCCGCAAGACGCTGGCGCTGTTGCACCGCGACGTAGAGCAGGTGGTCGAGCGGGTTGGCAAGCTCGACACCCATTTCCGTCAGGCCCGCGCCGATCTGGACGGGATCGGAACAGCCGCCGAACGCGCCGGAAAACGGGCCGCGCGTCTGGATAATTTCGATTTCGAGGAGCTGTCCGAAGACGAAGGATCCTCCCCGATTCCCCTTCAGCCCGCGAAAGGACCGGTTTCATGA
- the puuE gene encoding allantoinase PuuE codes for MNRYPRDFTGYGANPPDAKWPGGARIAVQFVVNYEEGGENSILHGDAASEAFLSEIVGAQPWPGQRHWNMESIYDYGARAGFWRLHRLFTGAGIPVTVYGVATALARAPEQVEAMQGAGWEIASHGLKWIDYRDHEEADERADMAEAIRLHAEVTGEAPRGWYCGRTSANTVRLAAATGVFDYISDTYDDDLPYWTDIAGTDQLIIPYTLDCNDMRFATAQGFNSGDQFFTYLKDTFDSLYAEGREGAAKMMSVGLHCRLVGRPGRIQALRRFVEYIGTFEGVWTPRRIDIANHWRATHPPQPSERPSRLAAGDFVARFGGVYEHSPWIAERAFALELGPAHDSAAGVHSALARAFRSASEAERLGVLKAHPDLAGKLAAAQRLTADSTAEQASAGLDALTDAERARFTELNDAYTAKHGFPFIIAVKDHDKAGILRAFEARLANDTATEFATACKQVERIARLRLEAML; via the coding sequence ATGAACCGCTATCCCAGAGATTTCACCGGCTACGGTGCCAATCCACCCGATGCCAAGTGGCCGGGCGGTGCGCGGATCGCGGTGCAATTCGTCGTGAATTACGAAGAGGGCGGCGAGAATTCCATTCTCCACGGAGACGCGGCATCCGAAGCGTTCCTGAGCGAGATCGTCGGTGCGCAGCCGTGGCCCGGCCAGCGCCACTGGAACATGGAATCTATCTATGACTACGGCGCGCGGGCCGGGTTCTGGCGGCTGCACCGCCTGTTCACCGGCGCCGGTATCCCCGTTACTGTCTACGGCGTTGCCACGGCACTGGCGCGCGCGCCCGAACAGGTCGAGGCGATGCAGGGCGCGGGGTGGGAAATCGCCAGTCACGGTCTGAAATGGATCGACTACCGCGACCACGAAGAGGCCGACGAACGCGCCGACATGGCCGAGGCGATCCGCCTGCATGCCGAAGTGACCGGAGAGGCGCCGCGCGGATGGTACTGTGGACGTACCAGCGCCAACACGGTCCGTCTGGCCGCTGCGACGGGCGTGTTCGACTATATTTCGGATACCTACGACGACGATCTGCCCTACTGGACGGACATCGCCGGAACCGATCAGCTGATCATCCCCTATACGCTTGATTGCAACGACATGCGGTTCGCTACCGCGCAGGGGTTCAACTCGGGCGACCAGTTTTTCACCTATCTCAAGGATACCTTCGACTCGCTCTATGCCGAGGGTCGCGAGGGCGCGGCCAAGATGATGTCGGTCGGGCTGCATTGCCGTCTGGTGGGCCGTCCGGGCCGGATACAGGCGCTGAGGCGCTTCGTCGAGTATATCGGTACCTTCGAAGGCGTCTGGACCCCGCGCCGGATCGACATCGCCAACCACTGGCGTGCGACCCATCCGCCGCAGCCAAGCGAGCGGCCCAGCCGTCTGGCCGCAGGCGATTTCGTCGCCCGCTTCGGCGGCGTCTACGAACACTCGCCCTGGATCGCCGAGCGTGCCTTTGCGCTTGAACTTGGCCCCGCCCACGATAGTGCCGCCGGGGTGCACAGCGCGCTGGCGCGGGCGTTCCGCTCAGCCAGCGAAGCAGAGCGTCTGGGCGTGCTGAAAGCGCATCCCGATCTTGCGGGCAAGCTTGCCGCCGCACAGCGCCTGACCGCCGACAGCACCGCCGAACAGGCGAGTGCGGGCCTCGACGCGCTGACCGACGCCGAGCGCGCGCGTTTCACCGAACTCAACGACGCCTATACCGCCAAACACGGCTTCCCCTTCATCATCGCGGTCAAGGATCACGACAAGGCGGGCATCCTGCGCGCCTTCGAGGCCCGTCTCGCCAACGATACGGCGACGGAATTCGCCACGGCCTGCAAGCAGGTCGAACGGATTGCCCGCCTGCGGCTGGAGGCGATGCTGTGA
- a CDS encoding NAD(P)/FAD-dependent oxidoreductase, translating into MPFEAPTEAYTPSAPKTRSIAVIGAGISGLGAAHKLAPDNRVTLFESESRLGGHARTKIAGKNGDQPVDTGFIVFNYANYPHLADLFSELEVPVVKSNMSFGASIDGGRLEYALTSLNAMFAQKRNLANPRFIAMLRDIMRFNARALQIANADRSLTIRDFLSVLGTGAYFRDYYLLPLSGAIWSTPTEQIMDFPAHAMIQFFENHALLNYSGQHQWYTVEGGSISYVTRIEAAMRRNGVDIRLGAAVEGVRRNALGAEVKTWGGEWERFDEVIFATHSDDTLNMLSDATPAERAALGAIAYQPNEITLHADTGIMPKRRATWASWIYSEDRDARSDRIDLTYWMNSLQPIPMDDPHFVTLNTKRTIREELIYDQTVLRHPVYDLAALDAQARLRAMNGTDHTWFCGAWMRHGFHEDGLASAISVVDALQGVGTQALAAE; encoded by the coding sequence ATGCCGTTTGAAGCGCCGACCGAAGCCTACACTCCTTCCGCCCCGAAAACCCGTAGTATCGCAGTGATCGGGGCCGGCATCTCGGGGCTCGGTGCGGCGCACAAGCTGGCACCCGACAACCGTGTCACCCTGTTCGAGAGCGAAAGCCGCCTTGGCGGTCACGCCCGCACCAAAATCGCGGGCAAGAACGGTGACCAACCGGTCGATACCGGGTTTATCGTTTTCAACTACGCAAACTACCCCCATCTGGCGGACTTGTTTTCGGAGCTTGAGGTTCCGGTGGTGAAGTCCAACATGAGTTTTGGTGCGTCCATCGACGGCGGGCGTCTGGAATATGCGCTGACCAGCCTGAACGCGATGTTCGCGCAGAAACGCAATCTGGCGAACCCGCGCTTCATCGCGATGCTGCGCGACATCATGCGGTTCAACGCGCGGGCATTGCAAATCGCCAATGCCGACCGGTCCCTGACGATACGCGATTTCCTGTCGGTGCTCGGCACCGGTGCGTATTTCCGCGATTACTACCTGCTGCCGCTCTCGGGGGCGATCTGGTCGACACCGACAGAGCAGATCATGGATTTTCCGGCCCATGCCATGATCCAGTTTTTCGAAAACCATGCGCTGCTGAACTATTCCGGCCAGCACCAGTGGTACACGGTCGAAGGCGGATCCATCTCTTACGTGACGCGGATCGAAGCCGCGATGCGGCGCAACGGGGTCGATATCCGGTTGGGTGCCGCCGTCGAGGGCGTGCGCCGCAACGCGCTGGGGGCCGAGGTCAAGACATGGGGCGGGGAGTGGGAACGCTTCGACGAGGTGATCTTTGCCACCCATTCCGACGACACGCTGAACATGCTGAGCGATGCGACACCCGCCGAGCGCGCCGCGCTGGGCGCCATCGCCTACCAGCCGAACGAGATCACCCTGCACGCGGACACCGGCATCATGCCCAAGCGGCGCGCCACATGGGCCTCGTGGATCTATTCGGAAGATCGCGATGCGCGGTCCGACCGGATCGATCTGACCTACTGGATGAACTCGCTCCAGCCGATCCCGATGGACGATCCGCATTTCGTCACCCTGAACACCAAGCGGACGATCCGCGAGGAGCTGATCTATGACCAGACGGTTCTGCGGCACCCGGTCTATGATCTGGCGGCGCTGGATGCGCAGGCGCGGTTGCGCGCCATGAACGGCACCGACCACACGTGGTTCTGCGGGGCATGGATGCGCCACGGCTTCCACGAGGACGGGCTGGCCAGCGCGATTTCGGTTGTCGACGCGCTTCAGGGGGTCGGCACACAGGCGCTTGCTGCGGAATGA
- a CDS encoding sigma-70 family RNA polymerase sigma factor: MIRIRDQRDTDAFARLFDYFAPRIKGFLMKSGADATTAEECAQDVLTTLWRKSHQFDPTRASVATWIFTIARNRRIDLLRRDRRPEPEDLPWGPEPEPDQSDVIELQQETARLADALSALPEAQRDLINKAYFSEMSQSEIAKITGLPLGTIKSRIRLALDRLRHAMK, translated from the coding sequence ATGATACGGATCCGCGATCAGCGCGACACCGATGCTTTCGCGCGCCTGTTCGATTATTTTGCCCCCCGGATCAAAGGCTTCCTGATGAAATCCGGCGCCGATGCCACCACCGCGGAGGAATGTGCGCAGGACGTGCTGACGACGCTTTGGCGCAAGTCCCACCAGTTCGACCCGACCCGCGCCTCTGTCGCCACCTGGATCTTCACGATTGCGCGGAATCGACGCATCGACCTCTTGCGCCGTGACCGCCGGCCCGAACCCGAGGATCTGCCGTGGGGGCCAGAGCCGGAACCGGATCAGTCCGACGTTATCGAATTACAACAAGAGACCGCCCGCCTTGCCGACGCCCTGTCGGCCCTGCCCGAAGCGCAGCGGGATCTGATCAACAAGGCCTATTTCTCCGAAATGAGCCAATCCGAAATCGCCAAAATCACCGGTCTGCCATTGGGCACGATCAAATCCCGTATTCGTCTCGCGCTCGACCGCCTGCGCCACGCTATGAAGTAA
- a CDS encoding pyridoxal-phosphate dependent enzyme: MTDSVDISGMTLDAIRATHAELGGDIIRTPSLPLRSALVSRMLDGGTVTLKMECFQHTGTFKARGALAVARSLDDDQRARGVTAASAGNHAIAAAWAARRVGASAKVVIQSNANPFRVAKAREENAEVVMKAPGAETFAEADRLVAEEGRFFIHPFEGLNTSLGTAGVGLEMMEDAGPLDAVVVSIGGGGLISGIAAAVKQINPGCAVYGVEPQGANSMSQSLHAGKPVHLDRVDTVADSLGAPMALPFGHALCSAYVDDIVQLDDDAICAGMVAFAQEAKLAVEPAAGAALAAVMGPLRERLAGRRVGVVVCGANIDAEGYLKLLSRGMAPFAAYSEG, from the coding sequence ATGACAGACAGCGTAGACATCAGCGGAATGACCCTGGATGCCATTCGCGCCACCCACGCGGAACTTGGCGGGGACATCATTCGCACACCCAGCCTGCCGCTGCGCAGCGCGCTGGTGTCGCGGATGCTCGACGGCGGGACGGTGACGCTGAAGATGGAGTGTTTCCAGCACACCGGCACGTTCAAGGCGCGCGGTGCGCTGGCCGTGGCGCGCAGCCTGGATGACGACCAGCGGGCCCGCGGTGTGACAGCGGCGAGCGCCGGGAACCACGCGATCGCGGCTGCCTGGGCCGCGCGCCGGGTCGGTGCCTCCGCGAAGGTCGTGATCCAGTCGAACGCCAACCCGTTTCGGGTGGCAAAGGCACGCGAAGAGAACGCCGAAGTGGTGATGAAGGCGCCGGGGGCGGAAACCTTCGCAGAGGCGGACCGGCTTGTCGCCGAGGAAGGCCGATTTTTCATCCATCCATTCGAGGGGCTGAACACATCGCTCGGAACGGCGGGTGTCGGTCTTGAGATGATGGAGGATGCCGGGCCCCTCGACGCGGTTGTCGTGTCCATCGGCGGCGGTGGCCTGATCAGCGGGATCGCCGCAGCGGTCAAGCAGATCAACCCCGGCTGTGCCGTCTACGGGGTGGAACCGCAGGGCGCCAACAGCATGTCGCAATCCTTGCATGCGGGCAAACCCGTGCATCTCGATAGGGTCGATACAGTTGCCGACAGCCTTGGCGCGCCGATGGCGCTGCCGTTCGGCCACGCGCTCTGTTCGGCCTATGTCGACGACATCGTGCAACTGGATGATGACGCGATCTGCGCCGGCATGGTGGCCTTCGCCCAAGAGGCGAAGCTGGCCGTGGAGCCCGCCGCCGGTGCAGCCCTTGCGGCAGTCATGGGGCCGCTGCGCGAACGGCTTGCGGGGCGCAGGGTGGGCGTTGTGGTCTGCGGCGCGAACATCGACGCCGAAGGGTATCTGAAGCTTCTGAGCCGCGGGATGGCGCCCTTCGCGGCCTATTCAGAGGGCTGA
- a CDS encoding ureidoglycolate lyase codes for MSREIRSRTLTAEAFAPFGDVLDCSGAPDRIINAGLCGRWHDRATLDFGPEGRAGISLFRAEPRSLPYRFDLLERHPEGSQAFLPLHADPFLVIVAPDVDGAPGSPLAFRTAPHQGVNLHRGTWHGVLTPLFGCGLFAVVDRIGASANLEESCLDRPWVVTS; via the coding sequence ATGAGCCGCGAGATCCGCAGCCGGACACTGACCGCCGAAGCCTTCGCGCCTTTCGGGGACGTGCTCGACTGTTCCGGCGCGCCGGACCGGATCATCAACGCGGGCCTCTGCGGACGCTGGCACGACCGCGCGACGCTCGATTTCGGGCCGGAGGGCCGCGCCGGTATCAGCCTCTTTCGGGCCGAACCGCGCAGCCTGCCCTACCGTTTCGACCTGCTCGAGCGGCACCCCGAAGGCAGTCAGGCGTTTCTGCCGCTACACGCCGACCCCTTTCTCGTGATCGTAGCCCCCGACGTGGACGGGGCGCCCGGCAGCCCGCTGGCATTCCGCACGGCGCCGCATCAGGGTGTCAACCTGCACCGCGGCACGTGGCACGGGGTGCTGACACCGCTGTTTGGCTGCGGCTTGTTCGCCGTCGTGGACCGCATCGGCGCTTCGGCCAATCTGGAAGAATCCTGTCTCGATCGGCCCTGGGTGGTGACCTCATAG
- a CDS encoding bifunctional allantoicase/(S)-ureidoglycine aminohydrolase has protein sequence MTYAFPPGGLPDQSVSPESTAIFTEAYAVLPASTQRDIVTSFLPGWQGMRMWVLARPLSGFAETFSQYAVELQPGGGSLTPEADRDAQSVIFVTHGQLRLTIGAERHSLEPGSYCYLPAGAIWTLFNEDDAIAGFHWVRKRWVGAEGVLPPLPMVTHDRDVRPIPMPETNGVWATQRFVDPLDLSHDMHVNIVTFQPGGRIPFAETHVMEHGLYVLQGTADYLLNRDWVAVGPGDFMWLRAFCPQACIATGDTPFRYLLYKDVNRHMPL, from the coding sequence GTGACCTATGCCTTCCCCCCCGGTGGCCTGCCGGATCAAAGCGTGTCACCCGAAAGCACGGCGATTTTCACCGAAGCCTACGCGGTTCTGCCCGCATCGACGCAGCGCGACATCGTCACCAGCTTCCTGCCGGGATGGCAGGGGATGCGGATGTGGGTTCTGGCCCGCCCCCTGTCGGGCTTTGCCGAGACCTTCAGCCAATACGCCGTCGAGCTCCAGCCCGGCGGTGGCAGCCTGACCCCCGAGGCGGACCGCGACGCCCAATCGGTGATCTTCGTCACCCACGGGCAGCTGCGGCTGACCATCGGCGCCGAGCGGCACAGCCTGGAGCCGGGCAGCTATTGCTACCTGCCCGCCGGTGCGATCTGGACCCTCTTCAACGAGGACGATGCAATCGCCGGCTTCCACTGGGTCCGCAAGCGGTGGGTGGGGGCCGAAGGCGTCTTGCCCCCGCTGCCCATGGTCACCCACGACCGCGATGTGCGCCCGATCCCGATGCCCGAAACCAATGGCGTCTGGGCGACGCAGCGCTTTGTCGACCCGCTGGACCTGAGCCACGACATGCACGTCAACATCGTCACCTTCCAGCCGGGGGGGCGCATCCCCTTTGCGGAGACCCATGTGATGGAACACGGGCTCTACGTGCTTCAGGGCACGGCGGACTATCTGCTCAACCGCGACTGGGTCGCGGTCGGCCCGGGGGATTTCATGTGGCTGCGCGCCTTCTGCCCGCAGGCCTGTATCGCCACCGGCGATACGCCGTTCCGCTATCTTCTCTACAAGGACGTGAACCGTCACATGCCGCTATGA
- the mutL gene encoding DNA mismatch repair endonuclease MutL — MAHVDPNISAPQPVIRQLDEAAINRIAAGEVVERPASAVKELVENAIDAGARRITVEYADGGKTLIRVTDDGCGIAGADLPLALSRHATSKIDGSDLLNIHSFGFRGEALPSLGAVGRLTITSRAAGCDGAEIAVSGGQPGGVRPAALSGGTVVTLRDLFYATPARLKFLRTDRAEAQAIGDVIKRLAMAEPFVRFVLTDVSGGGSREVFRAEAEQGDLFDALHGRLRQVLGRDFAENALPIDAERDGFHLTGFAALPTYSRGSAVQQYLFVNGRPVKDKMLIGALRGAYFDFLSRDRHPAAALFVDCDPTLVDVNVHPAKSEVRFREPGVVRGLIVSALRHGLANAGHRASTTVADATLGAMRPEPVGQARIYQMDRPGGGARAADQTFQAPASPGFAEMQGAWARVESPREERPQASEEPTDSPLGAARAQVHENYIVAQTATGMVIVDQHAAHERLVYEKLKKQMADTGVAAQALLIPEIIELSGHDRATILGVAEDLARFGLGIEPFGGDAIAVRETPAILGEVNAEAMIRDILDELEGEGESLLVQARIEAILSRVACHGSIRSGRRMRADEMNALLREMEATPHSGQCNHGRPTYVELKLSDIERLFGRT; from the coding sequence ATGGCACATGTAGACCCCAATATAAGCGCTCCACAGCCCGTGATCCGGCAACTCGATGAGGCGGCGATAAACCGTATCGCCGCCGGCGAGGTGGTCGAGCGTCCGGCCTCTGCGGTCAAGGAACTGGTCGAGAACGCGATCGACGCGGGTGCGCGGCGCATCACCGTGGAATACGCCGACGGCGGCAAGACGCTGATCCGGGTCACCGATGACGGCTGCGGCATCGCGGGCGCGGATCTGCCGCTCGCGCTGTCGCGTCATGCCACGTCGAAGATCGACGGATCGGACCTTCTGAACATCCACTCCTTCGGCTTCCGGGGAGAGGCGCTGCCGTCCTTGGGCGCCGTGGGGCGGTTGACGATCACCAGCCGTGCGGCGGGCTGTGACGGCGCCGAAATCGCGGTCAGCGGCGGCCAGCCGGGCGGTGTCAGACCGGCCGCGCTGTCGGGCGGGACGGTCGTGACCCTGCGGGATCTGTTCTACGCCACGCCCGCGCGGCTGAAATTCCTGCGCACCGATCGCGCCGAAGCGCAGGCCATCGGTGACGTGATCAAGCGGCTGGCCATGGCCGAGCCGTTCGTGCGCTTCGTGCTGACCGATGTGTCCGGCGGGGGCAGCCGCGAAGTGTTTCGCGCCGAGGCAGAGCAGGGGGATCTTTTCGACGCGCTGCACGGGCGGCTGCGTCAGGTGCTGGGGCGTGATTTCGCCGAGAACGCCCTGCCGATCGACGCCGAGCGGGACGGGTTCCACCTGACCGGTTTCGCGGCGCTGCCGACCTATTCGCGCGGATCTGCGGTGCAGCAGTATCTTTTCGTCAACGGGCGACCGGTGAAGGACAAGATGCTGATCGGCGCGTTGCGCGGGGCCTATTTCGACTTTCTGAGCCGCGACCGGCATCCCGCGGCTGCGCTTTTTGTCGATTGCGATCCGACGCTGGTCGATGTGAACGTGCATCCCGCGAAGTCCGAAGTGCGGTTTCGCGAGCCGGGTGTGGTGCGCGGGCTGATCGTCTCGGCCCTGCGTCACGGGTTGGCAAATGCGGGACACAGGGCGTCGACGACGGTGGCGGATGCGACGCTGGGCGCGATGCGGCCCGAACCGGTGGGACAGGCCCGCATCTACCAGATGGACCGGCCCGGTGGCGGCGCGCGTGCTGCAGACCAGACCTTTCAGGCACCTGCCTCCCCCGGGTTTGCCGAGATGCAGGGCGCGTGGGCGCGGGTGGAGAGCCCGCGCGAGGAGCGGCCGCAGGCCAGCGAGGAGCCCACCGATAGCCCGCTCGGCGCAGCGCGCGCGCAGGTCCACGAAAACTACATCGTCGCCCAGACGGCGACCGGGATGGTCATCGTGGACCAGCACGCGGCCCACGAACGTCTGGTCTACGAGAAGCTCAAAAAGCAGATGGCCGATACCGGCGTGGCCGCTCAGGCGCTGCTGATCCCCGAAATCATCGAACTGTCGGGTCATGACAGGGCGACGATCCTCGGGGTTGCAGAAGATCTCGCGCGGTTTGGCCTCGGCATCGAACCCTTCGGGGGGGATGCCATCGCGGTGCGCGAAACCCCTGCGATCCTTGGCGAAGTCAATGCGGAAGCGATGATCCGCGATATCCTGGACGAGCTCGAAGGCGAGGGCGAAAGCCTGCTGGTACAGGCCCGGATCGAGGCGATCCTGAGCCGCGTCGCCTGTCACGGATCGATCCGGTCGGGCCGCCGGATGCGCGCCGACGAGATGAACGCGCTCTTGCGCGAGATGGAAGCGACACCCCATTCGGGCCAGTGCAACCACGGCCGCCCGACCTATGTGGAACTGAAGCTCAGCGATATCGAACGGCTGTTCGGGCGAACATGA